GAGACGGTCACCATCGAGTCCACCAGCCGGGCCGGCTACTACCCCGGCGCGTCTCCCATGACGGTCAAGATGATCGCCGAGCGCAGGACGGGCCGGCTGCTGGGCGTCCAGATCGTCGGGCGGGAGGGCGCGGGCAAACGTGTCGACATCGCGGCCGTGGCGTTGACGGCCGGGATGACGGTCGAGCAGATGACGGCCCTGGACCTGGGGTACGCGCCCCCGTTCAGCCCGGTCTGGGACCCGGTGCTGGTGGCTGCCAGGAAGGCCACGGCGAAGGTGCACGGCAGCGGACGTTAGGGGCGCGGGGCGGGGTCCGTGTGCGGCCGCCGACCGCGCGCGGCCGCCGCTGCGGACCTGACCCGCCCCCTCGCGGCCCTCCCCGGGGGCTGTTACGCGGTCCCGGTGAGCCTCGGCAGCGCGGAAACGGCCGCGGCGGGCTGTTCGGTGGGCTTCGCATGGGCCGCGGGCGCCGGCCGTGACCGCAGCCGGCTGCTGACGGCCTCGTCCAGCGTCACCGGCCGCTGCATCTGCGCGGCGAGCCGCCCGGCCTCCTGGCCGAGACGTGCCACGTCCTCCCAGGGCAGCCGGATCACCAGGGAGATCTCGGCCTCGCCGTCGGGGGTGGCGTGCATCGGGGGAGTCACTCGGTCGTTCATCGTCTGTTCCTCACGTCGTCCCCGCGGCCCGCCTTCCTCGTGCCGCGAGCAGTTGACGGTTCATACGCGCTGTCGGGGATCCGCGTTCACCGGTTCACGGACCGGATCGGGGGCACTACTTCCTTGTGGTCATCCCCGTCCATGACGTGAATCCCGTGCGCCGGACCCCGGTGGTGACGTACGCCCTCATCGCGGCGAACGTCTTCGTCTTCCTGTTCATGCCCGGTCTGTCGGGCTCCGTGGCGGGCGACAGCAGCCTGGCCCAGACCTGTCACCTGCACGCCTTCCTGGAACACTATGCGGCCGTGCCACGCGAGTTGATCCACCATCAGCTGCCGCAGCTCGTCCCCACCGGCGAAGTCCGCGGCGCGGCCTGTGTGGTGAACCCGCCGGGCTACGAGAAGTCGCCCGCGCTGAGCGTCCTCACCGCGATGTTCCTGCACGGCGGCTGGCTGCACCTGCTGGGCAACATGCTGTTCCTGCTGATCTTCGGCAACAACATCGAGGACCGCATGGGGCACGTCCGCTTCGCGCTCTTCTACGTCGCCTGCGGTTACGCGGCCTCGTACGGCTTCGCCGTCCTCAACGCCGACTCGACCGACCCGCTGATCGGTGCGTCGGGGGCGATCGCCGGCGTGCTGGGCGCCTACCTGGTGCTGTATCCGAAGGCCCGGGTGTGGGTGCTCGTCCCGTTCCTGGTGTTCCTGCCGCTGCGCCTGCCGGCCTGGCTGGTGCTGGGCTTCTGGTTCGTGCTCCAGGCCGTGTACTCCTCCGGCGAGGGCGTCTCCGGCGCGGGCACCGTGGCCTACGCGGCGCACGTCGTCGGCTTCCTCGCGGGCATGCTGCTCGCCTGGCCGCTCAAGGCGGGCACTCCCCCGCCGCCGGAGCCGCGCGGTCTGCTGTTCGGCAGACGGGCGCGCCCCCGGCACAGCTGGTGAAGGCGCTCAGCGGGCGGTCTGTGTGTGGACGTACTCGACGAGACGGGTGAGCGCGTCCGGGTCGGTGGACGGCATGACGCCGTGTCCGAGGTTGAAGACGTGGCCCTCCAGGCCGGCGGCCGCGTCGAGGACCTCTCGGGCCTTGGCCTCGACGGCCTCGGTCCCGGCGAACAGGACGGTCGGGTCGAGGTTGCCCTGGAGCGCCTTGCCGGGGCCGACCCGGCGGACGGCCTCGTCGAGCGGGACGCGCCAGTCGACGCCGACGACGTCCGCTCCGGCCTCGCCCATGAGCCGCAGCAGCTCGCCGGTGCCGACCCCGAAGTGGATGCGCGGGACGCCGTACCCCTCGACCGCGCGGAAGACCTTCGCGGAGGCGGGCAGCACGGAGCGGCGGTAGTCGGCCGGGGCGAGCGCGCCGGCCCAGGAGTCGAACAGCTGGACGGCGCTCGCGCCCGCCTCGATCTGCACCTTCAGGAAGGCGGAGGTGATCTCAGCGAGGCGGTCCAGCAGGTCGGCCCAGAGCTCGGGGTCGCCGTACATCATCGCCTTGGCGTTCTCGTACGTGCGGGACGGGCCGCCCTCGACGAGGTAGCTCGCGAGGGTGAAAGGAGCGCCGGCGAAGCCGATGAGGGGGGTGGCGCCGAGCTCGGCCGTCAGCAGGCCGATGGCCTCGGTGACGTAGGAGACGTCGTCGGGGGTGAGGTCGCGCAGCTGGGCGAGGTCGGCGCGGGTGCGGATCGGGCGCTCGACGACCGGTCCGACGCCCGGCTTGATGTCGAGGTCGATGCCGATGGCCTTGAGCGGGACGACGATGTCGCTGAAGTAGATCGCCGCGTCCACGTCGTGCCGGCGCACCGGCTGGAGGGTGATCTCGGTGACCAGCTCGGGCCGCATGCAGGAGTCGAGCATCGCGACGCCCTCGCGGACCTTGCGGTACTCGGGCAGTGAGCGCCCGGCCTGCCGCATGAACCACACGGGCGTGTGCGGCACCGGTTCGCGCCTGCACGCCTTGAGGAAGGCACTGTCGTAGGTCGCTGTCGGCTGCCGGCCCGCCGGGCTCTCGTTCGCACTCACGACGGCAAGTCTCCCACGGCGCCGGAGGCGGTGAGGCCGCCCCCTGTCCGCCCACCACCGCCCGCCGCCGCGCCCGTGCCGTGCCGCCGGCGCCCGGGCCGGGCCCCTCGGGCGTGCGCGGTCCGTGCGCCTGTTCGCCCAGCGCGCACCCGTCCGCGAGCCCCGCACGGGTGTCTTGCCCTGCGCGAAGGCCGCGTTCCCCTTAATCTTCCCCGCATGGCTGCGGCTCAGGGACGACTGTCGGACGGCGCTGGCGGGATGGATGACGCGAACGAGGGGGGCGGGGACGGGAACAGGTCGGCTCCACCGCCCTTCCGGGCGGCCGTCGAGGCGCTGAGGGCGGCGCGGTTGCGCCCGCAGATCGAGGTCGAGCCGACACCGGCTCCCAAACGGCTCGCCCCGTTCGCGTACGCCCTGGAGGCGACGGTCGTGGACGGCGAGCAGGACCTGGCCGACGGCCGGCTGGTGCTGCTGCACGACCCGGCGGGTCACGACGCCTGGCACGGGACGTTCCGGCTGGTCACGCTCGTGCGGGCCGAGCTGGAGCCGGAGATGGCCGCGGACCCGCTGCTGCCGGAGGTGTGCTGGTCGTGGCTGACCGGTGCGCTCCAGGCGCGCGGGCTGGCCTACGGCGAGCCGAGCGGGACCGTCACGCGGGCCAGTTCGCACTACTTCGGCGGGCTGGCGGAGCGTCCGGCGGCCTCCCAGATCGAGATCCGGGCCTCCTGGACGCCGCGCGAGGGCCTGGGCGGGGTTCCGGAGACGGGGGCGCATCTGGCGTCCTGGTGCGATCTGCTGGCCCAGGTGGCCGGGCTGCCGCCGGCCGGGCCGGGCGACGCGTCGGTGGTGACGCTGCCGCAGCGCAGGGGGCCCCAGTCGCGTTGACCATCTCTTTGTCGATACGGCCATTTTCGATCCCGTAAGACACCCACTTAAACCGACTCGATCTTCGGATGATCGATCGCGTGTCCGAATTGCACGGATTGTTACTCACTAGATCGTGATCATTCTCTAAAGGACCCCGGGTCCGCTGCCGAAGACGACTGTGACCTTGAAAGCACGGTTCGTCCCGGCTTCCTCCCCACAAGCCCCGCCGAGCCGGCTCCCGTCCCCCCATCCAGGAGGCCTGGTGTCCGTTCTCCTCGAGCAGCCCGCAAGCCTGGTCGCCTACCGCCCGAACAAGCCCACCGCCATGGTGGTCGTGGCCGACCCGCGCGTCCGCTCCACCGTCACCCGCCACCTGTGGGCGCTCGGTGTACGCGACGTCATCGAGGCCTCGTCCATCGCGGAGGCTCGTCCCCGCGTCGGCAACCCCCGCGACATCTGCGTCGCCGACGTCCACCTGCCCGACGGCTCCGGCCTCACCCTGCTGTCGGAGACCCGCGCCGCGGGCTGGCCCAACGGGCTCGCCCTCTCCGCCGCCGACGACATCGGCGCCGTGCGCAACGCCCTCGCGGGCGGCGTCAAGGGCTACGTGGTCACCGGCACCCGCACCAACCTCGGCCTCCCCAGCCGTCCCGGTGCGGCACCCATGGGCTCCGCCGCCCGTATGCACCGCCGCCCCCCGGGTGCCCCGAGCCACCCGGGCGGCTACCGCGAGCTCTCCGGCCGTGAGGTCGAGGTGCTCCGACTGGTCGCGGAAGGCCAGTCGAACAAGGCCATCGGCGTCTCCATGGGCCTGTCCGCGCTGACCGTCAAGAGCCACCTCGCCCGCATCGCCCGCAAGCTCGGCACGGGTGACCGCGCCGGCATGGTCGCGGTGGCCCTGCGGACCGGCATCATCCACTGAAACCCCACCCGCCCCGCCGGGGTCTCCCCCGGGAGCGCCCCGCACCCCCGGCCCGGACCGCATCCCGACCACCGGCCCGGCGCCTCTCGTCCCCTCCCGGCTCCCGTCTCCTCCCGTCTTCCCCCTCTTCCTCCCCTGTTTCTTCCCGATCTCTTCCCCTTCGTTCACCGGCCTGACCGGTTTACGACCCTCCGGCGCCCGCCGACGGAACGTTCCGTCGGCGGGCGCCGTCCATACACGGATACCCTTGACAGGTGACCGACGCCCAAGAAACCGCAGCAGCCAGTTCACTGCGAACCACCGGAGGCGCCCCTCCGGACGACGGCGGATCGACTGAATCCGGGGCGCCGACACCTCTGCTCGAACCGCGCGAGGGCATTCCTCCCGTGATCGCCGACGAGGCCTCCCTGGCCGAGGTGATCGCCGCCTTCGCGGCCGGTTCCGGCCCCGTCGCCGTCGACGCCGAGCGCGCCTCCGGCTACCGCTACGGGCAGCGCGCCTATCTGGTGCAGCTGCGTCGCGAGGGCGCCGGCACCGCGTTGATCGATCCGGTGGGCTGCCCCGACCTCTCCGCGCTCGGCGAGGCGCTGTCCGGCGCGGAATGGGTGCTGCACGCGGCCACCCAGGACCTGCCGTGTCTGCGCGAGATAGGCATGGTGCCGACGCGGTTGTTCGACACCGAGCTGGCCGGACGGCTCGCCGGGTTCCCGCGGGTCGGCCTCGGCGCGATGGTCGAGGGAGTGCTGGGCTTCGTCCTCGAGAAGGGCCACTCCGCGGTGGACTGGTCGACCCGGCCCCTGCCCGAGCCGTGGCTGCGGTACGCGGCTCTCGACGTCGAGCTCCTGGTCGACCTGCGTGACGCGCTGGAGAAGGAGCTGGACCGGCAGGGCAAGCTGGACTGGGCCCGTCAGGAGTTCGACGCGATCGCGTCCGCCCCGCCGCCCGAGCCCCGCAAGGACCCCTGGCGTCGCACGTCCGGCATGCACAAGGTGCGCCGCCGGCGGCAGCTGGGTGTGGTGCGGGAGCTGTGGGAGGCCCGGGACCGGATCGCGCAGCGGCGGGACGTGTCGCCGGGCAAGGTGCTCTCGGACGCGGCCATCGTGGAGGCGGCGCTGTCCCTCCCGGTGAACGTGCAGGCGCTGGCGGCGCTGAACGGGTTCGGGCACCGGATGGGCCGGCGGCAGCTGGAGCAGTGGCAGGCGGCAGTCGACCGGGCGAAGGCGTTCAGCGAGTCGCAGCTGCCGCAGCCCGGTCAGCCGGTGGCCGGGCCTCCCCCGCCGCGTGCGTGGGCCGACAAGGACCCCGTGGCGGCGGCGCGGCTGTCCGCGGCGCGGGCCGCTGTCTCCGCGCTGGCCGAGGAGCTGAACATGCCTCAGGAGAACCTGATCGCTCCGGACGCGGTGCGGCGGGTCTGCTGGGAGCCTCCGGCGGCCGAGCCGGAGGCTGTCGCCGGCGCCCTCGCCTCGTACGGGGCGCGGCCGTGGCAGGTGGAGCAGGTCACGCCGGTGCTGGTCGAGGCGCTGGCCGCCTCGGCTGCCTGACGGCCACGGCCCGTCCGCGGCGGGGGGCGGGCTACTTCGTCGCTCCTCTCATGAAACCGTTGTAGATGTACTTCTGGAGCGCGAGGAAGACGATCAGGGTCGGCAGGATGACCAGCACGGCTCCTGCCGAGATCGTCTCCCAGTGGGCGGCGTAGGGGCCCTTGAAGCGGAACAGGGACGTCGAGATCACGCCAAGATCCTGTGAGGGCATGTAGAGGAAGGGGATGTAGAAGTCGTTGTAGACGGCGATCCCCTTCACGATCACGACCGTCGCGATCGCGGGTTTCAGCAGCGGAAAGATGATCTTGCGGTAGATCGTGAACGCGTTGGCGCCGTCGAGGCGGGCGGCCTCGTCCAGTGAGATCGGGATCGAACGCACGAACTGCATGAAGATGTAGATCGAGACGATGTCCGTGCCCAGGTACAGGGCGATCGGGGCCCAGCGGGTGTCGAACATGCCGAGGCTGTGGACGATCTGGAAGGTGGCCACCTGGGTGGTCACCCCGGGGACCAGCGCGGCGACCAGGAACAGGGCGATCACCGCTTTGCGGAACCGGAAGGTGAACCGGTCGATCGCGTACGCCGTCATCGAGCCGATGAGCACGGTCCCGCCGACGGAGACGACGAGGATGAAGGCCGTGTTGCCGAACGCCGTGAGCATTCCCCCGTCCTGGAACGCCGTCACGTAGTTGTGGAAGTTGAACGGGTCGTCCGGCGGCGCGAGCGCCCCGCTGCCGTTCGCCGTCTCGTTCCCGGTCTTCAGGGACGTCAGCAGGACGACGCCCAGCGGGAGCAGGACGACCAGCGCGGCGGCGATCAGCGACAGATACACGAGGGCACGGGCGACGGCTCGGCGTGTCATACGAGGTCCACCCTGTCGTCGGGGACGAGACGTCGCTGCACCCAGGTCACCAGCAGGATGATCAGCAGCAGCACGACCGCCGCGGCCGAGGCGAGTCCCGTCTTGTTGAACCGGAAGGCCAGCTTCACGGTCTGGATCACGAACGTCTCGGTGCCGGTCGCCCCGCCGGTCATGATGTACGGGATCTCGAAGGCCGAGAGGGAGCCGGAGACGGACAGGATCACCGTCAGGGTCAGCACCGGCTTGATGCCGGGCAGGATGATGTGGCGGAACTGGTGCCACCGGCCGGCGCCGTCCAGTTCGGCCGCCTCATAGAGCTCCCCCGGGACGGACTGGATCGCGCCGAGGAACAGGACGAAGTTCATGCCGAGGTAGCGCCAGATCGAGACGCCCGCCAGGGAGACGTTCGCCGAGACCGGGGTGCCGAGCCACGCGTGGTCGGTGTGGTACCCGAAGAGGCCGAGCACCGTGTCGAAGGTCCCGCCGTCCTGGAAGAAGTAGAGGAAGACGAAACCGATGGCCACCCCGTTGACCAGGGACGGGAAGAACAGCACGCCTTTGAAGAAGGTGCGGAAGCGGATGTCGAAACTCAGGATGGTCGCGAAGTACAGCGCGGCGGCGATCTGGACCACCGAGGCGGCCAGGTAGTAGCCGCTGACCCAGAACACCTGGAAGAGATCCTCCCTGGTGAAGATCTCGGCGTAGTTCTCGGCGCCGGTGTAGTGCAGGTCGGGGCTCACCCCGTCCCAGTCGGTGAAGCTGTACGCCACCATGTTGGCGATCGGCGCGTAGGTGAACGTGATCAGCAGGGTGAGCGGGGCGAGCAGGAACAGCCAGGGGGTCAGCAGCCGCCAGGTGCGCGCGCGGCGCGGGGCCGGTGCGGGAGCGGGAGCGGCGTCCTTCGCAGACGGTCTCCCCGTCCCGGTGGCCGTCTGCCCGGCGCGGGGCGACGGGGGGTGCGTGTGCGCGTGCGCCATCAGTCGCTCACGTCCGCTTGCGTCTCGGTCCACTTCTCGCCGAGGCCGCCGAGGAAGTCGTCCAGGCTGCCCTTCTTGGCGCCGCGTGCGAGATCGACCAGGTCCTGGCGGTACTCGGGCTTGTAGATGCCGATCTCGGACCGGTCGTCGATCAGCTTGACCCGGGCGCCCGCCGAGTCGTCGAGCTCGATGAGCTTGACGCCGGCCTCCTCGTACGGCTTGAGCACCTCGGGCATGGCCGCGTTCTTGAGCGGGGAGATCGCCAGGTTGTCCTTGTCGTAGCCGGACTTGTCGGTGAACCAGTCGATCCAGGCGCGGGCCGCCTCCTTGTGCGGGGAGTGGACGTTCACGGCCTGGTTGTAGTCGGGCCCGACGGTCGCGCAGAACGTGCCGTCCGTCCGGGTGGGGAACGGCATGAAACCGATGTCGTCCGGGTTCACGCCGGCCTTCCTCGCGGCGTCCTGGAACTGGATGATCGCCCAGGTGCCGAGCCACTGCGTGGCGATCTCGCCCTTGGCCGTCCGGGGCTTGGACTGCTCCCAGTTGCTGGTCGTGGGGTCCTTCTCGGCGAGGCCCTGCTTGACGATGTCGTACAGCAGCGTGTCCCCGACGCGCAGGTCGGCGCCCTGGGCCCACGGGTCGCCCTCGGCGAGTTTCGTGGTCGCCTGCGGGTCGCAGTGCACCGCGCCGTCGACGTACGTCCACGAGGTCAGCGGCCACTGCGCGGCGAAGTTGGTGTAGTACGGCACCGCGTCGGTCTTCGCCTTGATCGCCTTCAGGTCGGCGAGGAACTCGGCCGGGCTGGTGGGCCATCGGGTGACCCCCGCCTGTTTCCAGACCCGCTTGTTGTAGACGAAGCCCGGCATCACGCCGACCGGACTCTGTCCGTAGACCTTGCCGTCGACGGTGGTGAAGTCGGTGAACCGGTACTTCTTGCCGCGTTCGGCGGCGGTGCCCAGGGAGGCGAAGAACTTCGGGTAGTCGTCCTTCTTGATGACCGCCGGGATCAGCAGGACATCGCCGTAGTCGTCGGTGTTCATGCGGATCTTGATCTCGGCCTCGTAGTCGGTGAGGGCCTGGAACTCCACCTTGACCTTGGGATAGGTCCTGTTGAACTCGGCGGCGTACTTCTTCATCGTGCCGTCCTGCACGAGGTCGGTGCGCACGGTGAGGACCGTGATGGTGCCGCCGACCTTCGACGGGTCGTCGGGAGCTTCGGCTTCCGCGCCCTTCGCGCTGCCTCCGGTGCCGGTGCAGCCCGGGAGCAGCAGGGCGGCTCCCGTGACCGTGGTGAGGAGCAGGACTGTACGGCGGTTCATGTGCATCACTTCCGTTCTCGGGATGTTTCTCGGGACGGACGAGCACGTGCGGGTCGGTCGGGTGCTTGTGGGTCCGTCGGGCACGAGCGGGTCGGTCGGGCACGAGCGGGTTGGCTGATTCGGCACTCTGGCAGCGCTTTCCTCAACCGGTAAAGTCCGATTCCCGCCAACGATGGACAACTGGCGCTCAGTTGTGGGCTTGACCGGTTTAGGGAGTGCACATGCTGGAGGCCTCACCGCTCAACGACGGATGGAATCTGCGGCACGAAGGGACGTCACTCCCGGCCGGGGTGCCGGGCTGTGTGCACACCGATCTGCTCGCCGCCGGGGTGATCCCGGACCCGTTCCTCGGCCGGGCCGAGAACGAGGTCGCGTGGGTGGGGCGGCGCGAGTGGACGTACGAGCGGGAACTGCCGGCCGTGCCGTCCGGGCACGAGCAGACCGACCTGGTCTTCGACGGGCTCGACACGGTCGCGGAGATCACGCTGGCCGGGCAGCTGCTCGGCCGGGTGCGGAACATGCACCGCTCCTACCGCTTCGACGTGACGGGCCTCGAAGGCCCGCTGTCCGTCCGGTTCGTCTCCGCCTACGCCGAGGCGGAGGCCGTCCGCGGAAGGGTCGGCGAGCGTCCGGCTGCCTACACCGAGCCCTACCAGTACCTCCGCAAGATGGCGTGCTCGTTCGGCTGGGACTGGGGTCCCACCCTGGTGACGGCCGGCATCTGGCGGCCGGTGCGGGTGGAGCGCTGGTCGACGGCACGGCTGGCGCGGGTGCGTCCGCTGGTGACCGTCGAGCGGGGCACCGGAGTCGTCGAGTTGCGGGTGGACGTGGAGCGGACCCGGGTGGAGGCCGGGCTGACGCTCCAGGCCCGGGTGGGGGGCCGGACGGTGCGCGGCGAGGTGACGGGCGCGGGCGGTGCCGTCCGGGTCGAGGTGCCGGACGCGGAGCTCTGGTGGCCGCGCGGATACGGGGAACAGCGATTGTACGAAGTCGAGTTGACCCTGCTGCACGGGAGTTCGCCGCTCGACGTGTGGCGGCGGCGCGTGGGCTTCCGCAGCGTCGGACTGGACACCTCGGCGGACGCG
This Streptomyces sp. NBC_00377 DNA region includes the following protein-coding sequences:
- a CDS encoding rhomboid family intramembrane serine protease translates to MVIPVHDVNPVRRTPVVTYALIAANVFVFLFMPGLSGSVAGDSSLAQTCHLHAFLEHYAAVPRELIHHQLPQLVPTGEVRGAACVVNPPGYEKSPALSVLTAMFLHGGWLHLLGNMLFLLIFGNNIEDRMGHVRFALFYVACGYAASYGFAVLNADSTDPLIGASGAIAGVLGAYLVLYPKARVWVLVPFLVFLPLRLPAWLVLGFWFVLQAVYSSGEGVSGAGTVAYAAHVVGFLAGMLLAWPLKAGTPPPPEPRGLLFGRRARPRHSW
- the hemE gene encoding uroporphyrinogen decarboxylase; its protein translation is MSANESPAGRQPTATYDSAFLKACRREPVPHTPVWFMRQAGRSLPEYRKVREGVAMLDSCMRPELVTEITLQPVRRHDVDAAIYFSDIVVPLKAIGIDLDIKPGVGPVVERPIRTRADLAQLRDLTPDDVSYVTEAIGLLTAELGATPLIGFAGAPFTLASYLVEGGPSRTYENAKAMMYGDPELWADLLDRLAEITSAFLKVQIEAGASAVQLFDSWAGALAPADYRRSVLPASAKVFRAVEGYGVPRIHFGVGTGELLRLMGEAGADVVGVDWRVPLDEAVRRVGPGKALQGNLDPTVLFAGTEAVEAKAREVLDAAAGLEGHVFNLGHGVMPSTDPDALTRLVEYVHTQTAR
- a CDS encoding DUF3000 domain-containing protein; protein product: MDDANEGGGDGNRSAPPPFRAAVEALRAARLRPQIEVEPTPAPKRLAPFAYALEATVVDGEQDLADGRLVLLHDPAGHDAWHGTFRLVTLVRAELEPEMAADPLLPEVCWSWLTGALQARGLAYGEPSGTVTRASSHYFGGLAERPAASQIEIRASWTPREGLGGVPETGAHLASWCDLLAQVAGLPPAGPGDASVVTLPQRRGPQSR
- a CDS encoding helix-turn-helix transcriptional regulator, with protein sequence MSVLLEQPASLVAYRPNKPTAMVVVADPRVRSTVTRHLWALGVRDVIEASSIAEARPRVGNPRDICVADVHLPDGSGLTLLSETRAAGWPNGLALSAADDIGAVRNALAGGVKGYVVTGTRTNLGLPSRPGAAPMGSAARMHRRPPGAPSHPGGYRELSGREVEVLRLVAEGQSNKAIGVSMGLSALTVKSHLARIARKLGTGDRAGMVAVALRTGIIH
- a CDS encoding ribonuclease D; the protein is MTDAQETAAASSLRTTGGAPPDDGGSTESGAPTPLLEPREGIPPVIADEASLAEVIAAFAAGSGPVAVDAERASGYRYGQRAYLVQLRREGAGTALIDPVGCPDLSALGEALSGAEWVLHAATQDLPCLREIGMVPTRLFDTELAGRLAGFPRVGLGAMVEGVLGFVLEKGHSAVDWSTRPLPEPWLRYAALDVELLVDLRDALEKELDRQGKLDWARQEFDAIASAPPPEPRKDPWRRTSGMHKVRRRRQLGVVRELWEARDRIAQRRDVSPGKVLSDAAIVEAALSLPVNVQALAALNGFGHRMGRRQLEQWQAAVDRAKAFSESQLPQPGQPVAGPPPPRAWADKDPVAAARLSAARAAVSALAEELNMPQENLIAPDAVRRVCWEPPAAEPEAVAGALASYGARPWQVEQVTPVLVEALAASAA
- a CDS encoding carbohydrate ABC transporter permease; the encoded protein is MTRRAVARALVYLSLIAAALVVLLPLGVVLLTSLKTGNETANGSGALAPPDDPFNFHNYVTAFQDGGMLTAFGNTAFILVVSVGGTVLIGSMTAYAIDRFTFRFRKAVIALFLVAALVPGVTTQVATFQIVHSLGMFDTRWAPIALYLGTDIVSIYIFMQFVRSIPISLDEAARLDGANAFTIYRKIIFPLLKPAIATVVIVKGIAVYNDFYIPFLYMPSQDLGVISTSLFRFKGPYAAHWETISAGAVLVILPTLIVFLALQKYIYNGFMRGATK
- a CDS encoding carbohydrate ABC transporter permease; protein product: MAHAHTHPPSPRAGQTATGTGRPSAKDAAPAPAPAPRRARTWRLLTPWLFLLAPLTLLITFTYAPIANMVAYSFTDWDGVSPDLHYTGAENYAEIFTREDLFQVFWVSGYYLAASVVQIAAALYFATILSFDIRFRTFFKGVLFFPSLVNGVAIGFVFLYFFQDGGTFDTVLGLFGYHTDHAWLGTPVSANVSLAGVSIWRYLGMNFVLFLGAIQSVPGELYEAAELDGAGRWHQFRHIILPGIKPVLTLTVILSVSGSLSAFEIPYIMTGGATGTETFVIQTVKLAFRFNKTGLASAAAVVLLLIILLVTWVQRRLVPDDRVDLV
- a CDS encoding ABC transporter substrate-binding protein: MNRRTVLLLTTVTGAALLLPGCTGTGGSAKGAEAEAPDDPSKVGGTITVLTVRTDLVQDGTMKKYAAEFNRTYPKVKVEFQALTDYEAEIKIRMNTDDYGDVLLIPAVIKKDDYPKFFASLGTAAERGKKYRFTDFTTVDGKVYGQSPVGVMPGFVYNKRVWKQAGVTRWPTSPAEFLADLKAIKAKTDAVPYYTNFAAQWPLTSWTYVDGAVHCDPQATTKLAEGDPWAQGADLRVGDTLLYDIVKQGLAEKDPTTSNWEQSKPRTAKGEIATQWLGTWAIIQFQDAARKAGVNPDDIGFMPFPTRTDGTFCATVGPDYNQAVNVHSPHKEAARAWIDWFTDKSGYDKDNLAISPLKNAAMPEVLKPYEEAGVKLIELDDSAGARVKLIDDRSEIGIYKPEYRQDLVDLARGAKKGSLDDFLGGLGEKWTETQADVSD